One segment of Deltaproteobacteria bacterium DNA contains the following:
- a CDS encoding sigma-54-dependent Fis family transcriptional regulator — protein MKIAVVDDEKIKRITLTDSLIMAGHEAASFEEPVSALEAVKAGGIDLVVTDLKLPVMSGMELLRRIKEHNPDLPVIVMTAYATVDTAVEAMKLGAYDYITKPFTSEELMLIIERLSEYRALLHENIELKRAISERYSFGNLIGKSKEMQNIYDLIESISTRDATVLIVGESGTGKELIAHAIHYNSLRKHRPLIKFSCAALTETLLLSELFGHEKGAFTGAVKERKGRFELADGGTIFLDDVDDIPLPMQTKLLRVLQEKEFERVGGTTTIKVDVRVIAATKVDLLERVREGRFREDLYYRFNVIPLKLPPLRGRKEDIPLLIEHFVDKYSKGEEDRKTFSSEALRLLMDYGWPGNVRELENMVERILAMTRNPVVEPSDLPDVVFDPGDLKRDIHFARILDSGDSFDEAVSAFEKRLITMAIKKAGGNRSEAARMLKLKRSTLQDKVVKYGIHTP, from the coding sequence ATGAAGATAGCGGTCGTCGACGACGAGAAGATAAAGCGCATAACCCTTACGGACTCGCTCATAATGGCGGGTCACGAGGCCGCGAGCTTCGAGGAGCCGGTGAGCGCGCTCGAGGCCGTCAAGGCGGGGGGCATCGACCTCGTGGTTACGGACCTGAAGCTGCCGGTCATGAGCGGTATGGAGCTTCTGCGGCGCATAAAGGAGCACAACCCGGACCTGCCGGTCATCGTCATGACCGCCTACGCCACGGTCGATACGGCCGTGGAGGCCATGAAGCTCGGGGCCTACGACTACATAACCAAGCCCTTCACATCAGAGGAGCTCATGCTCATCATCGAGAGGCTCAGCGAGTACAGGGCCCTGCTCCACGAGAACATCGAGCTCAAGCGCGCCATCTCCGAGCGCTACAGCTTCGGCAACCTCATAGGCAAGAGCAAGGAGATGCAGAACATCTACGACCTCATAGAGAGCATCTCCACGCGCGACGCCACGGTCCTCATAGTGGGCGAGAGCGGCACGGGCAAGGAGCTCATCGCCCACGCCATACACTACAACAGCCTGCGCAAGCACCGCCCGCTCATAAAGTTCAGCTGCGCGGCCCTGACCGAAACGCTGCTTCTGAGCGAGCTCTTCGGCCACGAGAAAGGGGCCTTTACGGGCGCCGTCAAGGAGCGCAAGGGCCGCTTCGAACTCGCCGACGGCGGCACCATCTTCCTCGACGACGTGGACGACATACCGCTGCCCATGCAGACAAAGCTGCTGCGGGTCCTACAGGAAAAGGAGTTCGAGCGCGTGGGCGGCACGACCACGATCAAGGTCGATGTGCGGGTCATAGCGGCGACGAAGGTCGATCTCCTCGAGCGGGTCCGCGAGGGAAGGTTCCGCGAGGACCTCTACTACCGGTTCAACGTCATACCGCTCAAGCTGCCGCCGCTGCGGGGCCGCAAGGAGGACATACCGCTGCTCATCGAGCACTTCGTCGACAAGTACTCCAAGGGCGAGGAGGACAGGAAGACCTTTTCGAGCGAGGCGCTGCGGCTGCTCATGGACTACGGCTGGCCCGGCAACGTCCGGGAGCTGGAGAACATGGTCGAGAGGATCCTCGCCATGACGAGGAACCCGGTGGTCGAGCCCTCGGACCTGCCCGACGTGGTCTTCGATCCCGGAGACCTCAAGCGCGACATCCACTTTGCGCGCATCCTCGACAGCGGCGACTCCTTCGACGAGGCCGTGTCGGCCTTCGAGAAGCGGCTCATCACCATGGCCATAAAGAAGGCCGGCGGCAACCGAAGCGAGGCGGCGCGCATGCTCAAGCTCAAGCGCTCCACCCTCCAGGACAAGGTCGTCAAGTACGGCATCCACACCCCCTGA